A single genomic interval of Gemmatimonadota bacterium harbors:
- a CDS encoding methyltransferase domain-containing protein: MRMNEPENPIGSGVELDLVPVACAMCGGSETKPRPVFEGYDYEYRTCDNRFRFVACSDCGHVYLSPRVRMEDIDRIYPRDYVVRVTEIEYPAFAPFRWLKLNVLDRGWNKKVIANLRPESRVLDIGAGFGGNLTYLAGLAPFPLQLSANDLKFEPEARSFLVDRGVTLIEGPVEEVQCEERFDAIICQQVIEHVVDPRRLVRWISDHLAPGGVVYLETPDLHGLSRYIFKNHWLALHTPRHFHLFSRKALTACVRGCDLEIAFHGAIVEASHWPGSLRIKLGMEPHAPRSTGWLYSLLSYDNFFTKCVSCMIDLSAIMLGLSTVSQALIARKPATAA, encoded by the coding sequence TTGCGAATGAACGAACCGGAGAATCCGATCGGCAGTGGTGTCGAACTGGACCTCGTCCCGGTCGCCTGCGCGATGTGCGGGGGTTCGGAGACGAAACCGCGTCCGGTCTTCGAGGGATACGACTACGAGTACCGCACCTGCGACAACCGGTTCCGGTTCGTCGCGTGCTCGGACTGCGGACACGTGTACCTGTCGCCGAGGGTCCGGATGGAGGACATAGACCGGATTTATCCGCGCGACTATGTTGTACGTGTCACGGAAATCGAGTACCCTGCGTTCGCTCCGTTCAGGTGGTTGAAACTCAACGTACTTGACCGGGGATGGAACAAGAAGGTGATCGCGAATCTCCGACCCGAATCACGGGTGCTGGACATCGGCGCGGGATTCGGCGGGAACCTGACCTACCTGGCGGGACTTGCGCCTTTTCCGCTCCAACTTTCCGCCAATGACCTCAAGTTCGAGCCCGAAGCCCGGTCATTCCTTGTCGATCGCGGCGTGACGCTTATCGAAGGACCGGTCGAGGAGGTACAGTGCGAGGAACGGTTCGATGCCATCATCTGCCAACAGGTCATCGAACACGTGGTCGATCCCCGCCGGCTGGTCCGATGGATTTCGGATCATCTCGCGCCGGGAGGCGTCGTTTATCTTGAAACGCCCGATCTGCATGGCCTGTCCCGGTACATCTTCAAGAACCACTGGCTGGCGCTTCACACCCCAAGACACTTTCATTTGTTCTCTCGCAAGGCTCTCACGGCCTGCGTGCGTGGATGTGACCTGGAGATCGCTTTCCACGGCGCCATCGTCGAAGCGAGTCATTGGCCGGGAAGCCTCCGCATCAAGCTGGGCATGGAACCCCATGCGCCTCGCTCGACCGGCTGGTTGTATAGCCTACTGAGCTATGACAACTTTTTTACCAAGTGCGTAAGTTGCATGATCGATCTGTCGGCCATCATGCTGGGGCTGTCCACGGTGAGCCAGGCACTGATCGCGCGTAAACCGGCGACGGCGGCATGA